Proteins encoded by one window of Rhinolophus ferrumequinum isolate MPI-CBG mRhiFer1 chromosome 13, mRhiFer1_v1.p, whole genome shotgun sequence:
- the CPSF3 gene encoding cleavage and polyadenylation specificity factor subunit 3 isoform X1, with product MSAIPAEESDQLLIRPLGAGQEVGRSCIILEFKGRKIMLDCGIHPGLEGMDALPYIDLIDPAEIDLLLISHFHLDHCGALPWFLQKTSFKGRTFMTHATKAIYRWLLSDYVKVSNISADDMLYTETDLEESMDKIETINFHEVKEVAGIKFWCYHAGHVLGAAMFMIEIAGVKLLYTGDFSRQEDRHLMAAEIPNIKPDILIIESTYGTHIHEKREEREARFCNTVHDIVNRGGRGLIPVFALGRAQELLLILDEYWQNHPELHDIPIYYASSLAKKCMAVYQTYVNAMNDKIRKQININNPFVFKHISNLKSMDHFDDIGPSVVMASPGMMQSGLSRELFESWCTDKRNGVIIAGYCVEGTLAKHIMSEPEEITTMSGQKLPLKMSVDYISFSAHTDYQQTSEFIRALKPPHVILVHGEQNEMARLKAALIREYEDNDEVHIEVHNPRNTEAVTLNFRGEKLAKVMGFLADKKPEQGQRVSGILVKRNFNYHILSPCDLSNYTDLAMSTVKQTQAIPYTGPFNLLYYQLQKLTGDVEELEIQEKPALKVFKNITIIQEPGMVVLEWLANPSNDMYADTVTTVILEVQSNPKIRKGVVQKVSKKLEMHVYSKRLEIMLQDIFGEDCVSVKDGSVLSVTVDGKTANVNLETRSVECEEGSEDDESLREMVELAAQRLYEALTPVH from the exons ATGTCTGCAATTCCTGCAGAGGAGAGTGACCAGCTGCTGATCCGACCCCT TGGAGCGGGGCAagaagtaggaagatcatgtatTATTTTGgaattcaaaggaagaaaaataatg TTGGACTGTGGGATTCACCCTGGTCTAGAAGGAATGGATGCGCTTCCTTATATCGACTTAATTGACCCAGCTGAGATTGATCTCCTACTAATTAGtca tttccatttGGATCACTGTGGAGCTTTGCCCTGGTTTCTACAGAAGACAAGTTTCAAAGGAAGAACATTTATGACTCATGCCACAAAAGCTATTTATAGATGGCTTCTTTCAGATTATGTCAAAGTTAG taatatATCAGCGGATGACATGCTGTATACTGAGACAGATTTGGAAGAGAGCATGGACAAAATTGAAACCATCAACTTTCATGAAGTTAAGGAAGTTGCAGGAATCAAGTTTTGGTGTTACCACGCGGGCCATGTTCTGGGAGCTGCCATGTTCATGATTGAGATCGCAGGCGTGAAG CTTTTGTATACAGGTGATTTCTCAAGACAAGAAGATAGACACTTAATGGCAGCTGAAATTCCTAATATTAAACCTGATATTCTTATCATT GAATCTACTTATGGGACCCACATCCATGAGAAGCGTGAAGAGCGAGAAGCAAGATTCTGTAACACAGTTCATGATATCGTAAACAGAGGGGGGAGAGGTCTCATCCCTGTCTTTGCTCTGGGAAGGGCTCAGGAGCTGCTCTTGATTTTAG ATGAATACTGGCAGAATCACCCAGAACTCCATGATATTCCAATATACTATGCATCATCTTTGGCCAAGAAGTGTATGGCAGTGTACCAGACATACGTGAATGCCATGAATGACAAAATCCGCAAACAGATCAACATCAATAATCCCTTTGTTTTCAAACACATTAGTAACCTTAAG AGCATGgatcattttgatgacattggtCCCAGCGTCGTAATGGCCTCCCCAGGCATGATGCAAAGTGGCTTATCCAGAGAGCTCTTTGAAAGCTGGTGTACTGATAAGAGGAACGGTGTCATTATAGCAGGGTACTGTGTGGAAGGGACACTTGCCAAG catATCATGTCTGAACCCGAAGAAATCACTACCATGTCTGGACAGAAGTTACCATTGAAAATGTCTGTTGATTACATTTCTTTCTCCGCTCACACTGATTACCAGCAAACCAGTGAATTCATTCGTGCTTTGAAACCACCACATGTG ATCTTAGTCCACGGAGAACAGAATGAAATGGCCAGATTGAAAGCAGCCCTGATTCGAGAATATGAAGATAATGATGAAGTCCACATAGAGGTTCATAATCCTCGGAATACAGAAGCAGTAACCTTGAACTTCAGAGGAGAGAAGCTAGCCAAG gtCATGGGCTTTTTAGCAGACAAAAAACCAGAACAAGGCCAGCGGGTCTCAGGAATACTTGttaaaagaaactttaattaTCACATACTGTCTCCTTGTGACCTCTCCA ATTATACTGACTTGGCCATGAGCACCGTAAAACAGACCCAAGCCATTCCATACACTGGTCCTTTTAATTTGCTCTATTACCAGCTACAGAAATTGACAG GTGATGTAGAAGAATTGGAAATTCAAGAAAAACCTGCTTTGAAAGTGTTCAAAAATATTACTATAATACAGGAACCAGGAATGGTGGTATTAGAA TGGTTGGCAAACCCTTCCAATGATATGTATGCAGATACAGTAACAACCGTGATATTGGAAGTTCAGTCAAACCCGAAAATAAGAAAAG gtGTCGTACAGAAGGTCtctaaaaaattagaaatgcacGTTTATAGCAAGAGGCTGGAGATCATGCTCCA GGACATATTTGGAGAAGACTGTGTAAGTGTAAAAGATGGTTCTGTTCTTAGTGTCACAGTGGATGGAAAAACTGCTAATGTGAACTTGGAGACACGG
- the CPSF3 gene encoding cleavage and polyadenylation specificity factor subunit 3 isoform X2: MPQKLFIDGFFQIMSKLGIKFWCYHAGHVLGAAMFMIEIAGVKLLYTGDFSRQEDRHLMAAEIPNIKPDILIIESTYGTHIHEKREEREARFCNTVHDIVNRGGRGLIPVFALGRAQELLLILDEYWQNHPELHDIPIYYASSLAKKCMAVYQTYVNAMNDKIRKQININNPFVFKHISNLKSMDHFDDIGPSVVMASPGMMQSGLSRELFESWCTDKRNGVIIAGYCVEGTLAKHIMSEPEEITTMSGQKLPLKMSVDYISFSAHTDYQQTSEFIRALKPPHVILVHGEQNEMARLKAALIREYEDNDEVHIEVHNPRNTEAVTLNFRGEKLAKVMGFLADKKPEQGQRVSGILVKRNFNYHILSPCDLSNYTDLAMSTVKQTQAIPYTGPFNLLYYQLQKLTGDVEELEIQEKPALKVFKNITIIQEPGMVVLEWLANPSNDMYADTVTTVILEVQSNPKIRKGVVQKVSKKLEMHVYSKRLEIMLQDIFGEDCVSVKDGSVLSVTVDGKTANVNLETRSVECEEGSEDDESLREMVELAAQRLYEALTPVH, translated from the exons ATGCCACAAAAGCTATTTATAGATGGCTTCTTTCAGATTATGTCAAAGTTAG GAATCAAGTTTTGGTGTTACCACGCGGGCCATGTTCTGGGAGCTGCCATGTTCATGATTGAGATCGCAGGCGTGAAG CTTTTGTATACAGGTGATTTCTCAAGACAAGAAGATAGACACTTAATGGCAGCTGAAATTCCTAATATTAAACCTGATATTCTTATCATT GAATCTACTTATGGGACCCACATCCATGAGAAGCGTGAAGAGCGAGAAGCAAGATTCTGTAACACAGTTCATGATATCGTAAACAGAGGGGGGAGAGGTCTCATCCCTGTCTTTGCTCTGGGAAGGGCTCAGGAGCTGCTCTTGATTTTAG ATGAATACTGGCAGAATCACCCAGAACTCCATGATATTCCAATATACTATGCATCATCTTTGGCCAAGAAGTGTATGGCAGTGTACCAGACATACGTGAATGCCATGAATGACAAAATCCGCAAACAGATCAACATCAATAATCCCTTTGTTTTCAAACACATTAGTAACCTTAAG AGCATGgatcattttgatgacattggtCCCAGCGTCGTAATGGCCTCCCCAGGCATGATGCAAAGTGGCTTATCCAGAGAGCTCTTTGAAAGCTGGTGTACTGATAAGAGGAACGGTGTCATTATAGCAGGGTACTGTGTGGAAGGGACACTTGCCAAG catATCATGTCTGAACCCGAAGAAATCACTACCATGTCTGGACAGAAGTTACCATTGAAAATGTCTGTTGATTACATTTCTTTCTCCGCTCACACTGATTACCAGCAAACCAGTGAATTCATTCGTGCTTTGAAACCACCACATGTG ATCTTAGTCCACGGAGAACAGAATGAAATGGCCAGATTGAAAGCAGCCCTGATTCGAGAATATGAAGATAATGATGAAGTCCACATAGAGGTTCATAATCCTCGGAATACAGAAGCAGTAACCTTGAACTTCAGAGGAGAGAAGCTAGCCAAG gtCATGGGCTTTTTAGCAGACAAAAAACCAGAACAAGGCCAGCGGGTCTCAGGAATACTTGttaaaagaaactttaattaTCACATACTGTCTCCTTGTGACCTCTCCA ATTATACTGACTTGGCCATGAGCACCGTAAAACAGACCCAAGCCATTCCATACACTGGTCCTTTTAATTTGCTCTATTACCAGCTACAGAAATTGACAG GTGATGTAGAAGAATTGGAAATTCAAGAAAAACCTGCTTTGAAAGTGTTCAAAAATATTACTATAATACAGGAACCAGGAATGGTGGTATTAGAA TGGTTGGCAAACCCTTCCAATGATATGTATGCAGATACAGTAACAACCGTGATATTGGAAGTTCAGTCAAACCCGAAAATAAGAAAAG gtGTCGTACAGAAGGTCtctaaaaaattagaaatgcacGTTTATAGCAAGAGGCTGGAGATCATGCTCCA GGACATATTTGGAGAAGACTGTGTAAGTGTAAAAGATGGTTCTGTTCTTAGTGTCACAGTGGATGGAAAAACTGCTAATGTGAACTTGGAGACACGG
- the ITGB1BP1 gene encoding integrin beta-1-binding protein 1 isoform X1 — MFRKGKKRHSSSSSQSSEISTKSKKLHAVNGLNHLNSQSVDSSLGGLSRSSTVASLDTDSTKSSGQSNNNSDTCAEFRIKYVGAIEKLKLSEGKNLEGPLDLINYIDVAQQDGKLPFVPLEEEFIMGVSKYGIKVSTSDQYAVLHRHALYLIIRMVCYDDGLGAGRSLLALKTTDASNEEYSLWVYQCNSLEQAQTICKVLATAFDSVLTSDKS, encoded by the exons ATGTTTCGGAAAGGCAAAAAACGACACAGTAGTAGCAGTTCCCAAAGTAGTGAAATCAGTACTAAGAGCAAG AAATTGCATGCAGTTAACGGGCTGAATCACTTGAATTCCCAG TCTGTAGACTCCAGCCTTGGGGGGCTTTCTCGATCCAGCACTGTGGCCAGCCTTGATACAGATTCCACCAAAAGCTCAG GACAAAGCAACAATAATTCAGATACCTGTGCTGAATTTCGAATAAAATATGTTGGTGCCATTGAGAAACTGAAACTCTCGGAGGGAAAAAATCTCGAAGGGCCACTAGACCTGATAAATTACATAGATGTTGcccag caAGATGGAAAATTGCCTTTCGTTCCTCTGGAGGAAGAATTTATTATGGGAGTTTCTAAGTATGGTATAAAAGTGTCAACATCAGATCAGTAT GCTGTTTTACATAGGCACGCTCTGTATTTAATCATCCGGATGGTGTGTTATGATGATGGTCTGGGGGCAGGAAGAAGCTTACTGGCTCTGAAGACCACAGACGCAAGCAACGAAGAATACAGCCTGTGGGTTTATCAGTGCAACAGCCTG GAACAAGCACAAACTATCTGCAAAGTCTTAGCCACCGCTTTCGACTCTGTGTTGACATCTGACAAGTCTTGA
- the ITGB1BP1 gene encoding integrin beta-1-binding protein 1 isoform X2, with amino-acid sequence MFRKGKKRHSSSSSQSSEISTKSKSVDSSLGGLSRSSTVASLDTDSTKSSGQSNNNSDTCAEFRIKYVGAIEKLKLSEGKNLEGPLDLINYIDVAQQDGKLPFVPLEEEFIMGVSKYGIKVSTSDQYAVLHRHALYLIIRMVCYDDGLGAGRSLLALKTTDASNEEYSLWVYQCNSLEQAQTICKVLATAFDSVLTSDKS; translated from the exons ATGTTTCGGAAAGGCAAAAAACGACACAGTAGTAGCAGTTCCCAAAGTAGTGAAATCAGTACTAAGAGCAAG TCTGTAGACTCCAGCCTTGGGGGGCTTTCTCGATCCAGCACTGTGGCCAGCCTTGATACAGATTCCACCAAAAGCTCAG GACAAAGCAACAATAATTCAGATACCTGTGCTGAATTTCGAATAAAATATGTTGGTGCCATTGAGAAACTGAAACTCTCGGAGGGAAAAAATCTCGAAGGGCCACTAGACCTGATAAATTACATAGATGTTGcccag caAGATGGAAAATTGCCTTTCGTTCCTCTGGAGGAAGAATTTATTATGGGAGTTTCTAAGTATGGTATAAAAGTGTCAACATCAGATCAGTAT GCTGTTTTACATAGGCACGCTCTGTATTTAATCATCCGGATGGTGTGTTATGATGATGGTCTGGGGGCAGGAAGAAGCTTACTGGCTCTGAAGACCACAGACGCAAGCAACGAAGAATACAGCCTGTGGGTTTATCAGTGCAACAGCCTG GAACAAGCACAAACTATCTGCAAAGTCTTAGCCACCGCTTTCGACTCTGTGTTGACATCTGACAAGTCTTGA
- the ITGB1BP1 gene encoding integrin beta-1-binding protein 1 isoform X3, with product MGVSKYGIKVSTSDQYAVLHRHALYLIIRMVCYDDGLGAGRSLLALKTTDASNEEYSLWVYQCNSLEQAQTICKVLATAFDSVLTSDKS from the exons ATGGGAGTTTCTAAGTATGGTATAAAAGTGTCAACATCAGATCAGTAT GCTGTTTTACATAGGCACGCTCTGTATTTAATCATCCGGATGGTGTGTTATGATGATGGTCTGGGGGCAGGAAGAAGCTTACTGGCTCTGAAGACCACAGACGCAAGCAACGAAGAATACAGCCTGTGGGTTTATCAGTGCAACAGCCTG GAACAAGCACAAACTATCTGCAAAGTCTTAGCCACCGCTTTCGACTCTGTGTTGACATCTGACAAGTCTTGA